From a region of the Gossypium raimondii isolate GPD5lz chromosome 10, ASM2569854v1, whole genome shotgun sequence genome:
- the LOC105776860 gene encoding LOB domain-containing protein 4, translated as MKESGGRKQGAASPCAACKLLRRRCAHDCVFAPYFPADEPHKFANVHKVFGASNVNKMLQELPVHQRGDAVSSMVYEANARVRDPVYGCVGAISSLQQQIDTLQTQLALAQAEVVHLRVRQTASYSHHGFAPTSPTNSGSPSSNHGSQVKPIFDMDVVMDQASLGEPMWSC; from the exons ATGAAGGAGAGTGGAGGAAGGAAGCAGGGAGCAGCGTCGCCATGTGCAGCATGCAAACTTCTAAGGAGAAGGTGTGCCCATGACTGTGTTTTTGCTCCTTATTTCCCAGCCGATGAGCCCCACAAGTTTGCTAATGTCCACAAGGTCTTCGGTGCTAGCAATGTCAACAAGATGCTCcag GAACTGCCGGTGCACCAACGGGGAGACGCGGTGAGTAGCATGGTGTATGAGGCCAACGCCCGGGTACGTGACCCCGTATACGGTTGCGTGGGAGCCATATCATCACTGCAGCAGCAGATAGACACCCTTCAAACCCAATTGGCACTGGCCCAGGCAGAGGTGGTGCACCTCCGGGTGAGGCAGACTGCATCCTATTCACATCATGGATTCGCCCCTACAAGCCCAACTAATAGCGGCTCACCCTCTTCCAACCACGGTTCACAAGTTAAGCCCATTTTTGACATGGACGTGGTAATGGACCAGGCTAGCTTGGGAGAACCCATGTGGTCATGCTAg